The genomic stretch TTATTTTTTCTTTGTTCTCTTTCACAAGCTTTGAATTTACGCTCACCGGTTTTTTCAAAATACTTTCATACAACTTTTTTAAATCATCATCTAAGTTTCTATTTTCTTCATGCTTTTTTGCACAGATATTATATATCTGTTTGCTGCTCACAAAAGGAGGTATAACAAGTGACAAAGCCTCGCCCAGATTTAGCGCATAGTAATTTTTCATTGAAAAAGCAAGTTCTATCTGTTCTTTTGAAACAATAGAAAATTTATCAATTACGGCAAGCACACACTTTAACTTATTTATCTCTATATCAGTTGTTTGCTTTATCCCAACAACAAGCCCCTCCACAATTCTATTTGAAACTCCAAAGCTAACATACACTCTTTTACCTATCTCAATGCTGTTTTCAAGATGTGTTGGTACCAAATAATCAAATACCTTATCAACATTGGCGTCCTGGTAGTTGATACAAATCTGAGCTATCATCTTAAAACCCAAACTCCATCCATTAAAAATTATTACCTCTGCTACATTTTGCAGAGGTATGTCACTACATGATCAAAAATCCTTTTAGCAACTTCACTTTTGCTCATTTTGGGAAGATTTTCTATCTTTTCTTTTGATATGAGTGTTACAATGTTTGTATCAACATCAAAACCTGCTCCTTCTTCAAGCACATTGTTTGCAACAATCAAATCAGCATTTTTCTCTTCTAATTTCTTTTGGGAGTTTACTAAAACATTCTCTGTCTCTGCTGAAAAGCCCACAATTACTTGACTCGGTTTTTTATTCTCTCCCACAAATTTTAAAATATCTGGATTTTTAATAAGTTCAATAGTAAGTTCATTCTTGTTTTCCTTTTTAATCTTGTTTTGGTTTGTAGTTTTAGGTCTATAATCTGCCACAGCTGCAGAAAAGATTAGTATATCATACTGATCGTAAATCTCTTTCACCTTATGATACATCTGAGAAGCAGTTTGCACGTGTATAATTTCTATGTCAGCATAGGTGTTTATACTCACTGGACCTGAAACAACTGTAACTTGAGATCCTCTTTTGTATGCCTCTTCAGCTAAAGCATACCCCATTTTACCAGATGATCTGTTTGAAATAAACCTGATGGGGTCTAAATATTCCCTTGTAGGTCCTGCAGTAATGAGAACTTTCTTTCCTGCCAAGTCTTGACTGCAAAGAAGCTTTTCTATCTCAATCAATATCTTTTGATTTTCTGGATATCTTCCCTTTCCATACACACCACAAGCCAAAAACCCTGATTCAGGCTCGACAAAATTTATCCCAATCGATTTTAGCTTGTGAATATTTTGCTTCACAATAGCATTTTCGAGCATGTTTGAATTCATTGCAGGCACTATTAGCACAGGTTTGTCAAATGCCAAAAACGTTGTGGTCAGCAAATCATCAGCAATACCACTTGCAAACTTTCCAATTATGTTTGCAGTAGCAGGAGCCACTACAAGAATATCTGCCCACGTTGTAAGAGAGACATGTTCTATATCGTAGAAATATTCGCTTTCAAAAGTATCTGTATAGACCCTGTTTTGGGATAGAGTCTGCAGCGTCAAAGGAGTTATAAATTTTTGAGCATTTTTTGTCATTATTACCTTTACATTTGCTTCACTCTTCTTTAAAAGTCTTATAAGCTCGCATACCTTGTATGCTGCTATCCCACCGCATATTCCTATTAATACGTTTTTATTTTTTAATCTCATACTTTTTCACCGGCTTTACGTACTTGTAAGAAATCTTCCCAGAAGCAACTTCATTTACCGCCATTGTAACATACTTGTCAGAGTTAAAATTGGTAATGTCAACTTTTTTTTGTGCCTGCTGAAGAAGTTGTCTTGCTCTTTTTGCAACAAGTACAGAAAGTGTGTATTTATTGTCTACAAATTTTAAAAGTTCGTCAAGCCCTGGTCGCAAAAGCATCCTTCATTCACTCCTTCAAAAAACTTTGTATATCAAATCTCCTACTCTTCAGTTTTTCAACTTCAATAATCTTTTGTATCTTTTCAGCAGCATCATCCACATTGTCATTTATAACACAATAGTCATACTCTGGCACAAGTTTTATCTCACTTTTCGCAATCTCAAGCCTTGCTCTTATTTCATCTTCCGACTCAGTGCCTCTTTTTATAAGTCTTTTGTAAAGCTCTTCTATGGATGGTGGCAGTAAAAATATCAGTACTGCATCCGAAAATACTTTTTTAATCTGAAGTGCTCCTTTTGTCTCAATCTCCAAAATTACATCATAGCCTTTTCCCAATGCTTCAAAGACAAAGTCTTTGGGCGTACCATAATAGTTATTGTTATACTCAGCATATTCTAAAAATCTTTCATTTTTAATCTCTTCTTCAAATTGCTCGCGCGAGAC from Caldicellulosiruptor kronotskyensis 2002 encodes the following:
- the coaBC gene encoding bifunctional phosphopantothenoylcysteine decarboxylase/phosphopantothenate--cysteine ligase CoaBC, whose amino-acid sequence is MRLKNKNVLIGICGGIAAYKVCELIRLLKKSEANVKVIMTKNAQKFITPLTLQTLSQNRVYTDTFESEYFYDIEHVSLTTWADILVVAPATANIIGKFASGIADDLLTTTFLAFDKPVLIVPAMNSNMLENAIVKQNIHKLKSIGINFVEPESGFLACGVYGKGRYPENQKILIEIEKLLCSQDLAGKKVLITAGPTREYLDPIRFISNRSSGKMGYALAEEAYKRGSQVTVVSGPVSINTYADIEIIHVQTASQMYHKVKEIYDQYDILIFSAAVADYRPKTTNQNKIKKENKNELTIELIKNPDILKFVGENKKPSQVIVGFSAETENVLVNSQKKLEEKNADLIVANNVLEEGAGFDVDTNIVTLISKEKIENLPKMSKSEVAKRIFDHVVTYLCKM
- the rpoZ gene encoding DNA-directed RNA polymerase subunit omega, with amino-acid sequence MLLRPGLDELLKFVDNKYTLSVLVAKRARQLLQQAQKKVDITNFNSDKYVTMAVNEVASGKISYKYVKPVKKYEIKK
- the gmk gene encoding guanylate kinase; protein product: MKEGLLIVISGPAGTGKGTVVGRLLEKNPNIKLSISKTTRKPRPGEKEGVNYFFVSREQFEEEIKNERFLEYAEYNNNYYGTPKDFVFEALGKGYDVILEIETKGALQIKKVFSDAVLIFLLPPSIEELYKRLIKRGTESEDEIRARLEIAKSEIKLVPEYDYCVINDNVDDAAEKIQKIIEVEKLKSRRFDIQSFLKE